In the Hyphomicrobiales bacterium genome, GGGTTTGTCTATTTAGTTGATAGCGCTGAACAGGTGCTCCCCGCAATCACTAATTGTCCGTCTTGGTAAATATAAGCACAGATGCGGGATCGACAACAAATGAAACTAAGTTCGACTTAAGTCGTTGTCTCGCTGGTATTTTAAGCCGCAATGGATCTCGGTTTCCGTCAACAAGTACGGAAATCAGCCGTTTATCACCTGCAAACCGCTCATTCAGCACGCGCCCGTGGGCTAATCCATCCTGCTCATTAACATCTTTCACTTCTACACCTTCAACACGCACAAAAATGTCAACGGGAGTGCCATTCGGGTATCCAGGGGCTGCAAATGTGCCAAGCGGGGTGGTTACATTGCCGCCATCCACCTTGGCAGAAAACGAATTTAACCCACCGAAGAAGCCTGCGACATAGCCATTTTTAGGCCTAAAATAGAGGTCTTCGGCAGTTCCAACTTGCTCAATTTTGCCATGCCGCATCAAAGCAACGCGGTCACCGAGGTATAAAGCTTCTTCAGGATCATGGGTAACGATGATGCTAGTTGCAGAACTTTCACGCAAAACTGACAGCGTTTCATCACGTACTTCTTCGCGCAAAACTGTATCAAGACCGGAAAACGGTTCATCAAACAGTAAAATCTGCGGTCGTGGCGCGACAGCCCGCGCAAGCGCGACACGCTGTTGTTGCCCACCAGATAAGGTATGTGGATATGCATCAGCATAATCCGTCAATTGCACACGGTGAAGCGCACGGCGGGCTTCAACATCTCTCTCCCGCTCGCTTAGATTAGCCAACCCAAACATGATGTTTTCTAAAATCGTCAAATGCGGGAACAAGGCGTAGTCTTGAAATACCAAGCCAACGCGCCGCCGCTCTGGTGGTACGAAGTGCTTATCGCCGCACACTTCATGGTCATTGATTTTAACGCAACCGCTAGACAGCGTCTCAATTCCGGCAGCAATCCGCAATAATGTGGTCTTGCCGCAACCAGATTCGCCAAGCAAACACATGGTTTCACCCGGATTGACCTCCAAAGAGACATCACTCAGGGCCGTCACCTGCTCAAACTGACGCGAAACATTCTCAAAAGAAATGCTCGCACCAAAGGAAGCACCAGCCACACCCCGTGGACTGTCGGTAAATTCAGAATTATCTTTAGATAACAAGCGAGCCATAGG is a window encoding:
- a CDS encoding ABC transporter ATP-binding protein, with the translated sequence MARLLSKDNSEFTDSPRGVAGASFGASISFENVSRQFEQVTALSDVSLEVNPGETMCLLGESGCGKTTLLRIAAGIETLSSGCVKINDHEVCGDKHFVPPERRRVGLVFQDYALFPHLTILENIMFGLANLSERERDVEARRALHRVQLTDYADAYPHTLSGGQQQRVALARAVAPRPQILLFDEPFSGLDTVLREEVRDETLSVLRESSATSIIVTHDPEEALYLGDRVALMRHGKIEQVGTAEDLYFRPKNGYVAGFFGGLNSFSAKVDGGNVTTPLGTFAAPGYPNGTPVDIFVRVEGVEVKDVNEQDGLAHGRVLNERFAGDKRLISVLVDGNRDPLRLKIPARQRLKSNLVSFVVDPASVLIFTKTDN